Proteins encoded in a region of the Bactrocera tryoni isolate S06 chromosome 4, CSIRO_BtryS06_freeze2, whole genome shotgun sequence genome:
- the LOC120774662 gene encoding cell wall protein DAN4-like translates to MGRAITWLLVAFIIAILAPSVVGQANSTAQNSGNNQTSILQSVSQTKLLENLLGILGDVVNNLGGAQTTTNNTNSEQASTDYDYYDDVEKPLLSGCLKLLRAATIDPNTSEPGVLGNIIRTLRNLLGSLLGDQTGDTTQSSGLLDLDVVADLVGDGKHITRCDIKQGKPLPSTLTPTTESSTSPSTLTPTTETSTTPTSSQSTSEDPTSPTTETSTTPTTESSTSPSTLTPTTESSTTPTSSESTSEISTSPTTETSTTPTTESSTSPSTLTPTTETSTTPTSSQSTSEDPTSPTTETSTTPTTESSTSPSTLTPTTESSTTPTSSESTSEISTSPTTETSITPTTESSTSPSTLTPTTESPTVPTLPTTGPTTILSTLITSSTRAEATTQPTTATSTILTTLSTTPTVPSTLPPVISTLSTSVTCVPSAISTSSTSLPCATQATNEPTETTTLPTPTPAPTPAPIPFLPMPMFNPYPWFYPVYPYPFPFPFLFFDCFQVQDNTAGLPNGATRMLCVPRLTFSPTQQLVTAR, encoded by the exons ATGGGCCGGGCCATCACGTGGCTCTTGGTCGCATTTATTATTGCGATCTTAGCGCCAAGCGTTGTTGGACAAGCTAACAGCACAGCACAAAATTCTGGGAATAATCAGACGAGTATTCTGCAATCAGTTAGTCAAACGAAGCTGTTGGAAAATCTATTGGGAATCTTAGGAGATGTAGTCAATAACTTAGGCGGCGCACAAACCA CAACAAATAACACAAACAGTGAGCAAGCATCAACTGATTACGATTATTATGATGACGTCGAGAAACCGCTACTAAGCGGATGCTTAAAACTTCTTAGAGCAGCCACCATAGATCCAAATACTAGCGAGCCTGGTGTACTAGGTAATATTATACGCACCTTACGGAATTTACTGGGTAGTCTTCTTGGCGATCAAACTG GGGACACCACCCAAAGTTCAGGTTTATTGGATCTGGATGTTGTAGCCGATCTGGTTGGTGACGGTAAGCACATTACAAGATGTGATATTAAGCAA GGGAAACCACTTCCATCAACACTAACACCAACA ACTGAATCTTCCACATCACCATCAACACTAACACCAACAACTGAAACATCCACCACACCAACTAGTTCACAGTCAACTAGCGAAGATCCCACATCACCAACAACAGAAACCTCTACCACTCCAACCACTGAATCTTCCACATCACCATCAACACTAACACCAACAACTGAATCTTCCACCACACCAACCAGTTCAGAATCAACAAGTGAAATTTCCACATCACCAACAACAGAAACCTCTACCACTCCAACCACTGAATCTTCCACATCACCATCAACACTAACACCAACAACTGAAACATCCACCACACCAACTAGTTCACAGTCAACTAGCGAAGATCCCACATCACCAACAACAGAAACCTCTACCACTCCAACCACTGAATCTTCCACATCACCATCAACACTAACACCAACAACTGAATCTTCCACCACACCAACCAGTTCAGAATCAACAAGTGAAATTTCCACATCACCAACAACAGAAACCTCAATCACTCCAACCACTGAATCTTCCACATCACCATCAACACTAACACCAACAACTGAATCTCCTACCGTACCAACACTCCCTACAACTGGACCTACAACTATATTGTCTACCCTAATTACGTCGTCTACAAGAGCTGAAGCGACAACGCAACCAACTACGGCAACTTCGACAATATTAACAACGCTTTCGACTACTCCAACAGTGCCTTCGACTTTGCCACCTGTAATATCAACTCTGTCAACTAGTGTAACGTGTGTGCCATCAGCAATATCAACTTCGTCAACGAGTCTACCTTGTGCGACACAGGCCACTAATGAACCCACGGAAACGACGACACTACCTACACCGACCCCTGCACCGACCCCGGCACCAATACCTTTCCTGCCCATGCCCATGTTCAATCCGTATCCGTGGTTCTACCCAGTCTATCCTTACCCCTTCCCCTTCCCCTTCCTATTTTTTGATTGCTTCCAAGtacaagacaacacagctggATTACCAAATGGCGCTACGCGTATGCTTTGTGTACCGAGATTAACGTTTTCACCAACACAACAACTGGTAACCGCTAGGTAA